The Deferrivibrio essentukiensis genome has a segment encoding these proteins:
- a CDS encoding response regulator, with amino-acid sequence MRYKYKILAVDDDPTVLEALKKNITKQIIFDFIGFTNFDDAYKYLLNNRVDVILLDVNMPDKDGFECFEIIKNDEKIDKDIPIIFLTVSADEETVNKAFEIGADDYVIKSKYEAELLARIKRIITEKENKEKMMQYEKDKVVLQFAGSVAHHFNQPLTALTMINPILSELMATKYPEAYDSIKKYLTFIDEATERLTELVNKISKLKRYSTIEYIQNIDILDLDQVENNKALLSIKINRNIMS; translated from the coding sequence ATGAGATATAAGTACAAAATTTTGGCAGTAGATGATGACCCTACTGTCCTTGAGGCATTAAAAAAGAATATTACAAAGCAGATAATTTTTGACTTTATCGGATTTACTAATTTTGATGATGCCTATAAATATTTGTTAAATAATCGTGTTGATGTTATCCTTCTTGACGTTAATATGCCTGACAAAGATGGTTTTGAGTGTTTTGAGATTATAAAGAATGATGAAAAAATAGATAAAGACATCCCTATTATTTTCCTTACTGTAAGTGCTGATGAAGAAACAGTTAACAAGGCATTTGAAATAGGTGCCGATGATTACGTAATCAAGTCTAAATATGAGGCTGAACTTTTGGCAAGGATAAAGCGTATTATTACCGAAAAAGAAAATAAAGAGAAGATGATGCAATACGAAAAGGATAAAGTAGTATTGCAATTTGCAGGCTCAGTGGCTCATCATTTTAATCAACCGCTTACTGCCCTTACTATGATAAATCCTATTCTTTCTGAGCTTATGGCTACAAAATATCCTGAAGCGTATGACTCAATAAAAAAATACCTGACATTTATAGATGAAGCTACTGAAAGACTAACAGAGCTTGTCAATAAAATTTCCAAACTTAAAAGGTATTCAACAATCGAGTATATTCAAAATATAGACATACTTGACCTTGACCAGGTGGAAAATAACAAGGCACTTTTAAGTATAAAAATAAATAGAAATATAATGAGCTGA